The Celeribacter baekdonensis genomic interval CACGTCTTGATCCCGACCCTGATCTTGCCAATGTCGCGGAAAGTGCCCCAGGCGTGCTGGTCCACGGTTGCCAGCCAGCTTTCTATACCTGCTGATGCCAGCCGCCACACCCCGGCAGGGTCTCCGCCCGTGTCCAGCGTCCCATGCTGAACAAGGAAGGTCCGGCCATCGGGAATAGACACCGCGCCATGTTTTCCGAGGGCTTCTATCGGGTCAGCGGCCGTGTGCGCGGGTTGGTCCTTCGTCTGATAGATTGTCAGGAAGGACGGTGTCGCAGGCTCCGCCCCTACGCCCCGTGCGATCAGTACGGCAGGCAGCACGGCAGCATCGAACAGTTTTGTGTCGCCCAAGTCATAGACTTCGCGCAGCCGGAGGCCAGTCATCATCCCAGCGCGGGCGGATGCGCCGCCCTTGGTCGTCATGAATCGGTTTGAGACGATGAAGCCCGCCGCGCCTTCTGGCGCCAAGACTGTTGCCATGCCGAGCAAGAAGGCGTGGTACAGGTCAACGCGCCCTGTCAGCCCGAACTGCTGGGCGAGTTTCTGCGCACGGTCGGCACCAATAATCTGTGTGCGCACATACGGCGGGTTGGCGATGATGACGTCATACGGTTCCGCTGTGCCGAACAGCCCACCCGTGAAGTCGTCAAGGACATGGTCCAGGAAGCTGCCGAGACGGAGGTTCAGGACAGCCTGCGGATGTTCGCGCGAAAGGCGGCCGCGAGCTTCTGCCAAAGCCAAATGGTCTGTTTCAAATCCGAAGACTTCGACAGGCCCATCAATTCGGTCAAGAAGTGCAAGGAGCAACTCGCCGTGCCCTATGGCAGGGTCAAGAACCTTGATGGCCCGTCCAGACGCAAGGTTGGCAGTTGCTAAGATGCGATCAGCCACGAAGTCAGCAAGCGCTCGGGTGTGTAGGTTGCCCCGTCAGATTTAGCCTCGCCAACGTCGCCATAGCGTTTCGTGAATCGCACCGCCTCTGTCACTGGATCACCTTGTTCTGTTATTGTTCTCGATCAAGTTACATCGGAACGCTAGAGAGTTCCACATCGAACAGGGTGCAGGCAAATCCATTTTCCGGCTTCACTCTGAATATGCGTGCTGGCTGCTTTATGAAGTCGTCGAGCAAGTTGTTGGCGTGCCAAAAGCCCTTTGCGCTCTCTGCTAGGCGACAAGAGTCATCCCATCCATGCAGAGCGGATCGCCGTACGCGCAGGCTGCAGCGGTGCGCAGACCCTCCCCTCAGCCTCCTCGTTCAACCGCATCCCCATGCTTATCAGCCCGTGCAAGGCGGCGTGGGCGTAGACGAAGGTGTCCAGCGCCTCGTTGCGTTCGCCGTCGCGCTTGGGTTGCCACGAACGGATGGGTCGGCCTTTCTCGAAGCGGGTGACGACGCGTTCAGCGGTCAACTGGCGGAAGTAGTCGGCGTCGAGGCGGCGGGGGAAGTGGATAGCGCCGGGGCCAGGTTCGGTCAGTTTCAGGCGAGCGAAGACGGCATCCTTCACAGCATCGACGCCGACGATGAAGAGCGGGATCTTTGCCTTGTTGCTGCGGGTGGGACGGCGCGGCCAGACCGGGATGCCGGGGCCGCCACGGCCCTTGATCGCCCAGACGCGGCGAGCGAGGCGGGTGCGGCAGAACTCGTAGGCCATCTTGGTGTGGTGGCCGCCGGTGTCCACCGCCACGGCGCGCACCGGCAGATCGCCATAGGTGCCGTTCAGCACGCCGTCGAGATCGGACCAGAGGCGCGGGCCGGAAGGGTCGCCCCACAGCACGCGATAGTCGATCACCCATGCTTCCTCGTCACGGCCCCAGCCGACAACCTGCACCTCGATCCGGTCGCCCTGCACATCGACGCCCGCCGTCAGCACGGCCACGCCGGGAGCGAGGTCGCTGCCCCACTCCTCGCGCCGCGCCATGAGGGGATCAGCAGGGACGGTGTCGCCCGCCTGGTCCTCCCAAGACTCGCCCAGCTTGGTGTTGACCCAGACCTGTAGACGCGCGGGATCCTTGGCGACGCGGGCGTGCTCCTGCGCGATCTCGGCCCATGTCTCCCACGGCGAATAGAGCGACGACAGGTGGAACCCCGCGGTGCGGCCATCGCCCGGCGCGGTCGGTCGCCATTCACCGGCAGACATCAGCCGCGGCTTTTCGTGCTCATGATGCACACCGCCGCAGGCATCGCAGACCAGATAGGCGGCGTCGCGCTGCCCTTCGGGCCAGCGGATGCGCGCCCAAGTGATCGGGGCCATGTCGCCGCAATGCTGGCAGGGGACATGGAAATACCGCTGATCGCTGTCAAGGTAGGCCGCCTCGATGCGGGAATGGCCTTTCAGCGTGGGGGTCGACACCATGTAGATCTTGCGCCGCCCCCGGAAGGTGGTGGTGCGCTGGATCGCGAGATCGACCGGATCACCCTCGCCATCGGCATCGCCGGGGTAGCCGTCAACCTCGTCCAGGAACAGATACCGCACCGGGGTGGACCGCAGTCCCACCGCGCTGTTCGCACCGGTCATCACCAACTGGCCGCCCGGGAAGGATTTGCGGAACAGGCTGTTCCCGGCGTCGCGTGACCTTGGGGCCGAGACCAGATCACGCAGGGCAGGGGTGGCCTCGATCAGCGGATCAATCCGCACGGTCGTGTTGCGCCGCACCATGTCGAGCGACGGCATGACCAGCATGGCGATGCCGGGTGCGTTCTGGATGATGTAGCCCAGCCAGTTCAGCCCAGCCTCGGACCCTCCCGTCTGCGCACCTTTCATCAGCACGACGCGTTCATAGGGGCTGGAGGTGGACAGCGCGTCCATCACCGCGCGCAGGTAAGGCGTGCGGTCGGTGCGCCAGCGCCCCGGTTCGGCCGAGGTGGGCGGCAGGATGCGATGGCGGTCGGCCCAGTCCGACACCGGGATCGGCGGTTCAGGGCGGATGCCACGCCGCCAGGCGAGGTCAATTTCAGGCACCATCG includes:
- a CDS encoding Eco57I restriction-modification methylase domain-containing protein; protein product: MADRILATANLASGRAIKVLDPAIGHGELLLALLDRIDGPVEVFGFETDHLALAEARGRLSREHPQAVLNLRLGSFLDHVLDDFTGGLFGTAEPYDVIIANPPYVRTQIIGADRAQKLAQQFGLTGRVDLYHAFLLGMATVLAPEGAAGFIVSNRFMTTKGGASARAGMMTGLRLREVYDLGDTKLFDAAVLPAVLIARGVGAEPATPSFLTIYQTKDQPAHTAADPIEALGKHGAVSIPDGRTFLVQHGTLDTGGDPAGVWRLASAGIESWLATVDQHAWGTFRDIGKIRVGIKTCADKVFLPKSWDCALELHRPLTTHHTARRFRPEPHNRLVLYPHHAVDGKKQAVDLSQYPASLAYLEQHRQTLEDRSYVIEAGRQWYEIWVPQNPTDWPGPKLVFRDISEQPTFWLDLEGTVVNGDCYWLTGDEDLLWLAVGVANSTFIERFYDLRFNNKLYAGRRRFITQYVEQFPLPDPESGGAREIVAACRELYTRLADGSDPVLEQRIDRMVWAAFGLPVEEV
- a CDS encoding phage terminase large subunit family protein, coding for MVPEIDLAWRRGIRPEPPIPVSDWADRHRILPPTSAEPGRWRTDRTPYLRAVMDALSTSSPYERVVLMKGAQTGGSEAGLNWLGYIIQNAPGIAMLVMPSLDMVRRNTTVRIDPLIEATPALRDLVSAPRSRDAGNSLFRKSFPGGQLVMTGANSAVGLRSTPVRYLFLDEVDGYPGDADGEGDPVDLAIQRTTTFRGRRKIYMVSTPTLKGHSRIEAAYLDSDQRYFHVPCQHCGDMAPITWARIRWPEGQRDAAYLVCDACGGVHHEHEKPRLMSAGEWRPTAPGDGRTAGFHLSSLYSPWETWAEIAQEHARVAKDPARLQVWVNTKLGESWEDQAGDTVPADPLMARREEWGSDLAPGVAVLTAGVDVQGDRIEVQVVGWGRDEEAWVIDYRVLWGDPSGPRLWSDLDGVLNGTYGDLPVRAVAVDTGGHHTKMAYEFCRTRLARRVWAIKGRGGPGIPVWPRRPTRSNKAKIPLFIVGVDAVKDAVFARLKLTEPGPGAIHFPRRLDADYFRQLTAERVVTRFEKGRPIRSWQPKRDGERNEALDTFVYAHAALHGLISMGMRLNEEAEGRVCAPLQPARTAIRSAWMG